The Drosophila simulans strain w501 chromosome 3R, Prin_Dsim_3.1, whole genome shotgun sequence genome contains the following window.
ATAGGGGGACGCCTGAAGCACGGATAGCAGGGCGTTCTGGTGCGATTGAATGGGCCCGGAGGACTTGCCATGGAGCCACTGGATAAAGATCTGTACAAAATGCATATCAAATAATATggatattttttggttttcttagCTCACCTCAAAGATCTGCCGCTGATCCTTGGGCAACAAGTTTAGCAGCTGCTGCATATTCTCCTCCTGCTGGTCCTCCATTGTGGGACACCTGTGGCTCCTCGGGAGTGCAAGGTTCTTCTAAGCTCTGCTGATTCACTGGTACTAATGCTAGTTCATTGTTCGGACTCCTCTGTTCTGAATTGGGGCTCTCCGCCGAGTGATCTTCCACTGCTGATTATCGGGATCTATTGTTACAGCTCGCCTTTTGTTTCCACTGCTGACCGACTAGCAGCTGTTCTGGCTTCAGGCCTCGGCTTGCACTGGCGAGTGATAAGGGAGGCCCGCATATTATCTCGCAGAGCTTGTAGTCGATCAAATAATCCGACTCCGTTGATCTTCGGAGCAGCcgaatgcaaaaacaaagaatttAGGTGGCGAACGGTTGCCTTGCCAGTGATGAGAACAAATCGATAGCAATCTGTTAGTCGAAGTACCGTACTGGCGCGATTTGGCGGGAAACGAGCTAGAATAGATGGTGGGAAAAGTTAGGGTTctttattaacaaattaagTTTTCGTGTAAGTatgttaaaaacaaaattaaaaataagtaaaatcaatattttttttcttaattgtGCCATTATTGGTGACGCATCACTAAGCGCTCATATTTCGCCAACAGGTCATCTCTATCCGATGTGCATTGCAATTCAAATTTGGCGCTCAACCAAATCTCACCCCCTGAATTCTTTAATTGGATTAGACCAAGTCCACGGCAGTCAGTTCTCGCCTGCTAACTAGTTAGATTTCGTCATCGCAGGGAACAGCATGGGCCTGAAATTTCAAAGTAAGCTGGGAGGTATTGTAAACAACTGCAACTTGAGGGTTTTTCCTTGCAGATATCCTGGTTCTGGCTGGCATTGTGATAGGATTCCTCTCCGTCATCGTTGTCCTGGCCGGCACGCTGCTGAAGAACTCCGTACCCAATGTCTTGGCACCAGAGGAGCGGCACTTTGCATTTGACTATGTGATTGGTGAGTGCTTTATGTTGAAACAGAAGTTAAATTACTATATCATAACTTATTGTATTTCGCATGAATGTGAACTGATAAAATCCAGTGGGTGGTGGAACTGGAGGCAGCACACTTACCTCGCTACTGGCCAAAAACAGCAATGGAAGTGTTCTCCTCATCGAGGCAGGTGGTCAGTTTGGCCTCCTGAGTCGGATTCCCCTGCTGACCACCTTTCAGCAGAAGGGCATCAATGACTGGTCCTTCCTTTCTGTACCACAGAAACACTCATCCAGGGGTCTCATAGAACGGAGACAGTGCCTCCCGAGGGGCAAAGGACTGGGTGGATCTGCCAATCTGAACTACATGCTGCACTTTGATGGTCACGGACCGGATTTTGATTCCTGGCGGGATCTCCATAATCTTAGCGATTGGAGCTGGGCCCAAGTGAGATCATTCATGTCCGCCGCCAAGCCCAAGAACCCAGACATGCTCGAAATTCCCCGTCGCTACTCCAAACTAACTGAAGCTTTGGACGAAGCGCAGGCGCAGTTCGCCCACAAGGATTGGATCTTTAGACGCTCATTGTATAATATTAGAAACGGCCTGCGTCATTCGGTGGTACAGCAGTTCCTTAACCCGGTCATACATCACTCCAATCTGCGGCTGCTGCCCGATGCTTTGGTGAAACGGATTCAACTTGCCACTAGTCCGTTCCTCCAGGCCACCTCGATTCTCGTGGGGATTAAGGACGAGGAGAACAGGGAGAAAGAATTTAGCATCGAGGTGAGAAGAGAGTTAATCCTCTGCGCTGGCGCTTACCAAACTCCACAGCTCCTGATGGCATCTGGAATTGGCGACGTTTCTGCCCTGAAGAAACTGGGTATTCCCGTTCAGCATAGCTTACCTTTGGTGGGCCACAACCTGCACGACCACTTTAATCTTCCACTTTTCGTATCGATGGGAGTCACTGGACCCACACTCAACCAGAACACTCTCTTGAATCCCATGACCTTGATCAACTACCTGAGCTCTGGTTCGGGTCCCTTGGGAAACTTTGGAGTGCTGGGAAATGTGGCCAGCTATGGAGGATCGGGATCCCCGCCCTACGGCATCACCTTCTTTGGAGCCGGCGCCATCGACGAGTCTGCTCTGATGTCCATATCAAATTTCAAGGGTCCAGCATTCCGGGCGCTCTTTCCACGCTATTACAATGCCTCGCAGGAGGGATTTGTGGTTATCTCCAGCTGCCTGCAGCCAAACTCTCGTGGATCTGTGGGACTGCTTAATCGGCATATGCGAAGGAATCCCCTGATAGATCCAAACTATCTTAGCAACGAAGTGGACGTGGACTGCACCATTTCCGCCATTCGAAGTGCAGTCGAGGTAAGCTATTAAATATGTTCTTGAGGCCGTTTTTTAGTTGAGTTCCATTGCAGCTGGTCAACTCGACTGCCtttgctgcactgcatccCCGCATCCATTGGCCGCGCGTGCAGGAGTGCTCCAACTTCGGCCCCTTCGAGCGGGATTTCTTCGACAACCGTCCATCGGATCACTACCTGGAGTGTCTGATGCGGCACGTTGGCTTGGGATCCCATCATCCGGGTGGAACATGCGCCCTTGGCAGCGTCGTGGACTCCCAGTTGAGGTAAAAGCGATCCGGATTTCGAATGTAGGTTGATTAGAATACACTTTGTTTGCAGATTAAAAGGAGTATCTAATGTGCGGGTGGTGGATGCTAGTGGTAAGTTCCCATTATTTTCAATTCTTTTTAACTATGAATTAAAAGTAATCAAGTAATCAAAATTAACATAGTTTCTTAATCCATTAGTAATTATATTTGTGAATTATTTTTCCAAGTACTACCCCGTCCGATCTCGGGAAACCCCAActcggtggtggtggccatCGCATTGAGAGCCGCCTCTTGGATTCTGAAGAGCGAACTGCAGGCCGGTGATTcgaaatgaatgaatttctCTGCGAGATTGATGTAAATGCGTTCAAGTTGAGGGACAACCGCACTGAACAAAACCAGGAGTTAACAATTAAATGTATCACAATAGCTAAGtactttttcaaatatatgtataaatataattcagatgtttatattgtatatatctTGTTGTTTTACAGCTTCTTCATTCTTGTTTAGGAATTTATTAAAGTTACCAATATAGTTTTGAAATACTTTCTTGGATGTTCTGGTTTTTTGTAGTGCTGCGACAATAGCTCCCACCGATTTGCCGGTGATCATGCACTTGATCCCACTCCGAACCCCACGTCCGATCTCCTGGCGCTCTGCCAGGTGGTTCTGTGAATGACTATATACGTGGTAAACCTCGGGCGGGCGCATGGCTCCCAATCAGTTCTTGTGCAACATCAGTAAAAATTAGGCGTTACACTTCCGGCTCCGGCGGTGGGCAAGCTCCCGGATTTGGCTGTGATTGGAGCCGAGATTGAGGTGCTCTTGgcgattttttgtttgaaagaTCAGTTTGCGTGCTGGGTGACAGTGACATAATTGTCTACAAGGGGATCTGTGACGAACGCAGTGGGAATTGTGCCAGCGGCCGCCAAGTGGAGCGATGATCAATGGAACGTTCCCGGAACTGGAGACGTAGGTGTAGCAATTCTCCCGCCCGCCGGCTTAACTAAAGATAGTCGCAGCCCCCCTGGCCGCCGCAAGAACTAAATTAGCCCACAATTGATAATTGAGCggaattgaattgaatcaCAGCCGCCTAAGCAGAGGCACCCAAATCTGGACTCAGTGAGCCACCGACTGACCTGAGAGTCGGACACATCCCACAACCAGCGGCCGCTACAGACCACTAACGTAGCTAGTGATCATCATGTCCAACATCGAGGAGGTGCTGGGCGAGCTGCAGCGCTTCGCCTGGCCGGATTATGTGGCCTTCGTTTCGATGTTCCTGCTCTGCATCGGTATCGGCATATACTTTGGATTCATGAACAAGTCCGTGTCCGAGGACGATTATATGCTGGGCGGGCGAAAGATGTTGGTCATACCCATCGCCTTCTCATTGGTGGCCAGCTTTGTGTCCGGCATCACGCTGCTCGGCCTCCCCACGGAGGTCTACTCCTATGGCATCCAGTATCTCTACGTATCCTGCGGCGTCATCGGCATGGGCGTGGCTATGGGTGTTTTCTACCTACCCGTATTTCACGACCTAAACATCACCTCCACATACGAGGTGAGTTCCATTTGAAGATACGATGACAAGTTATTTTATGGATTTTATCCGGATAGTATCTGGAGGTTCGCTTTGATCGGAGGTTACGCCTTTACGGATCCGTGATGTTTGCCATTATGAACGTGAGTAGATGCCAGAGATGGCGAGTCCACTTATCCACTTGTCTGCTTTTGTTCATGGATAAATTACTTACCTAAATTGATGGAACCTTCACGGATGATCGGTTTTATCCTACAGGTTGCCTATCTGCCCATCGTAATCTATGTTCCGGCATTGGCCTTCAACCAGGTGACGGGAATCGGAGTACACACGATCACGCCGATCGTGTGCATCATCTGCGTCTTCTACACGAGTCTGGGTGGATTGAAGGCAGTGGTCTGGACGGACGTGGTGCAAGCTATCTCCATGCTGGGTGCACTTTGCCTGGTGGCCATCAAGGGCACCCGCGACATTGGAGGAGCCGGAGTGGTGCTGGAGCGGGCTTGGAGCAGCGATCGCCTGGAGGTACCAGAGTAAGTTCATTTTCTTCAAGTGGGGAATccttttttagattttttgtATGCCATAGCCTCAACATCGATCCCACTGTGCGCCACACGTTCTGGTGCCTGTTCTTCGGAGGGATCGTCTACTGGACGCAAACCAACGCCGTGTCACAAAACATGATCCAAAGGTACCTGTCGCTTCCGTCGCTTGGCGATGCCCGAAAGGCGCTGTGCATCTTCTGCGTCGGTGTGCTCATCCTAATGGCGTTATGTGGCTACAATGGCCTGCTGATATACGCCACCTACCAGAACTGTGATCCCCTGACCACCAAGGTAAGCCCAGTCATTAGTACTTTTCTTTACTTAATGGTATATCCTTTCGATTCCAGCTGGCAAAGGCCCGAGATCAGCTCCTGCCGCTCTTTGTGATGAAGACGCTGGGTGAACTTCCCGGCATGACGGGACTCTTCATTGCCGGCGTCTTTAGTGCCGCTCTGAGTTCGCTCTCCACCTGCCTGAACTCCATGTCTGCCGTGGTGCTGGAGGATTTCGTCAAGCCGTACGTGAAGAAACCGCTCTCCACCTCCGCGATCAACTGGATCATGCGGCTGGTGGTCGTCGGAGTAGGAGTTCTCTGCGTGTGCCTGGTCTACGTCGTGGAGCACATGGGCACAGTCCTCCAGCTGACCATGAGCCTGGAGGCAATCACGAATGGGCCACTGTTTGGCATCTTTACCATCGGTCTTTTCATGCCTTGGATCAATGGAAATGTGAATTCTTACAACCCAATAGATATTGCTGATCTATAATACCtcaatcttttgttttcagaGCGCCTTGTTGGGCGGAATTATGGGAGTAATAGCGATGTCCTGGGTGAGTCTCAATGCACAGTGGGCCATCGCCTCGGGAGCAATTACCTACGACACGAAGCCGCTTAACGTGGAGCAGTGCGACTACAGCTTTAATGTGACCACCAGTCTGGCCAACACAACTCATCTGGGAGCATCTGCAGAGTATGAATCGAATCTTCACATACTAGAACACATCTTAATATACTCCGAATCGACAGGGACATTTTTCCGCTCTATCGGATCTCGTACATGTGGTACACCACGTTCGGTGCCTCCATTACGATTATCGTGGCGCTGCTGGGCACCTTCGTGTTTGGCAAAAACAATCCCAACAAGGTGGATCCCGTGCTGCTCACGCCCTGCATACGAAAGTTCTTTGCCTTTGGCTCAGAGAAGCACATGGTGAGTGGAATGGAACTTGGCGAGTAGTTCATtcattttacatatataaaatccTACAGGATGCC
Protein-coding sequences here:
- the LOC27206933 gene encoding uncharacterized protein LOC27206933; the encoded protein is MRPPEVYHVYSHSQNHLAERQEIGRGVRSGIKCMITGKSVGAIVAALQKTRTSKKVFQNYIGNFNKFLNKNEEAVKQQDIYNINI
- the LOC27206719 gene encoding neither inactivation nor afterpotential protein G — encoded protein: MGLKFQNILVLAGIVIGFLSVIVVLAGTLLKNSVPNVLAPEERHFAFDYVIVGGGTGGSTLTSLLAKNSNGSVLLIEAGGQFGLLSRIPLLTTFQQKGINDWSFLSVPQKHSSRGLIERRQCLPRGKGLGGSANLNYMLHFDGHGPDFDSWRDLHNLSDWSWAQVRSFMSAAKPKNPDMLEIPRRYSKLTEALDEAQAQFAHKDWIFRRSLYNIRNGLRHSVVQQFLNPVIHHSNLRLLPDALVKRIQLATSPFLQATSILVGIKDEENREKEFSIEVRRELILCAGAYQTPQLLMASGIGDVSALKKLGIPVQHSLPLVGHNLHDHFNLPLFVSMGVTGPTLNQNTLLNPMTLINYLSSGSGPLGNFGVLGNVASYGGSGSPPYGITFFGAGAIDESALMSISNFKGPAFRALFPRYYNASQEGFVVISSCLQPNSRGSVGLLNRHMRRNPLIDPNYLSNEVDVDCTISAIRSAVELVNSTAFAALHPRIHWPRVQECSNFGPFERDFFDNRPSDHYLECLMRHVGLGSHHPGGTCALGSVVDSQLRLKGVSNVRVVDASVLPRPISGNPNSVVVAIALRAASWILKSELQAGDSK
- the LOC6728524 gene encoding sodium-coupled monocarboxylate transporter 2, whose product is MSNIEEVLGELQRFAWPDYVAFVSMFLLCIGIGIYFGFMNKSVSEDDYMLGGRKMLVIPIAFSLVASFVSGITLLGLPTEVYSYGIQYLYVSCGVIGMGVAMGVFYLPVFHDLNITSTYEYLEVRFDRRLRLYGSVMFAIMNVAYLPIVIYVPALAFNQVTGIGVHTITPIVCIICVFYTSLGGLKAVVWTDVVQAISMLGALCLVAIKGTRDIGGAGVVLERAWSSDRLEVPDLNIDPTVRHTFWCLFFGGIVYWTQTNAVSQNMIQRYLSLPSLGDARKALCIFCVGVLILMALCGYNGLLIYATYQNCDPLTTKLAKARDQLLPLFVMKTLGELPGMTGLFIAGVFSAALSSLSTCLNSMSAVVLEDFVKPYVKKPLSTSAINWIMRLVVVGVGVLCVCLVYVVEHMGTVLQLTMSLEAITNGPLFGIFTIGLFMPWINGNSALLGGIMGVIAMSWVSLNAQWAIASGAITYDTKPLNVEQCDYSFNVTTSLANTTHLGASAEDIFPLYRISYMWYTTFGASITIIVALLGTFVFGKNNPNKVDPVLLTPCIRKFFAFGSEKHMDAFKPDIPLQHKLRNDEVAL